One window of the Archangium primigenium genome contains the following:
- a CDS encoding IS5 family transposase (programmed frameshift), with product MTRELLPDALWVRVKDLLPVHPPQPKGGRPWKEDRLALRGIIFVLKVNIPWESLPAEVFGVCGMTCWRRLRDWAEAGVWERLQRLLEAELGGQELIDWKRAAIDSTSVPAKRGGLLTGPNPTDRGRPGSKHHLVTDGAGLPLAESLTPANTHDSREALPLVDEIPRVKSPRGASRRRPGKLHADKGYDYPRVRQGLRQRHIQPRIARRGVESSTRLGRHRWVVERTFAWLKFFRRLVIRYEVRDDIHFAFLQLACCLILVRRLS from the exons ATGACCCGAGAACTGCTGCCGGACGCCCTGTGGGTCCGAGTGAAGGACCTGCTGCCCGTCCATCCTCCGCAACCCAAGGGCGGACGGCCCTGGAAGGAGGACCGGCTCGCGCTGCGCGGCATCATCTTCGTCCTCAAGGTCAACATCCCCTGGGAGTCGCTGCCCGCCGAGGTGTTCGGCGTGTGCGGCATGACGTGCTGGCGACGCCTACGCGACTGGGCCGAAGCGGGAGTGTGGGAACGCCTCCAGCGACTGCTGGAGGCGGAGTTGGGAGGCCAGGAGCTGATTGACTGGAAACGAGCCGCCATCGACTCCACGTCGGTGCCGGCAAAAAGGG GGGGTCTACTCACCGGCCCCAACCCGACGGACCGAGGGCGTCCGGGCAGCAAGCACCACCTGGTGACCGACGGAGCGGGCCTGCCGCTGGCCGAGTCGCTCACTCCAGCCAACACGCATGACAGTCGCGAGGCGCTGCCGCTCGTGGACGAGATTCCTCGCGTGAAGTCGCCGCGGGGCGCGTCGCGCAGGCGGCCCGGTAAATTGCACGCGGACAAGGGTTACGATTATCCGCGTGTGCGCCAGGGTCTTCGTCAGCGGCACATCCAACCGAGAATTGCTCGCCGGGGCGTGGAGTCCTCCACTCGCCTGGGTCGCCACCGGTGGGTGGTGGAACGGACCTTCGCCTGGTTGAAGTTCTTCCGCCGCCTCGTCATCCGCTACGAAGTGCGCGACGACATCCACTTCGCCTTCCTCCAGCTCGCCTGTTGCCTCATCCTCGTCCGGCGGTTGAGTTAG
- a CDS encoding tetratricopeptide repeat protein, translated as MSRPSVPVALLALLLLGAGCTSRQGAHPLTSVERDTYEERLEKAQPFLVGPRGTPELEALARELEARLEHHPRDAALHALLARTALALKRDDQARAEAQRVEALAPDSAEAHFLRAFFLGGRDPEKLATALAEAQRATELDPQRGRSWRLLGTLHLQRQQPAEARAALERALALEPDNAQALFLSGLLAEDEGRADAALLAFEKASRVAPDFVLAHTHAGRHLQDARRNEAALEHFQRAAALAPRDWRIRERLVQVHQALGNTARRDAEREALLALHREGGMDQDFYIREQWHEGPWLIAVVENLELKGDWARRYEFQVFGASGERPERVISLGSYAFTNDFAREKNPSAPRLFHLDAYGADDSHETYGLFEGEPSYDDTRARVLAILRGELPPSSSSKR; from the coding sequence ATGTCCCGACCCTCCGTCCCGGTGGCCCTGCTCGCCCTGCTCCTGTTGGGCGCCGGCTGCACCTCGCGCCAGGGCGCGCATCCGCTGACCTCCGTCGAGCGCGACACCTACGAGGAGCGTCTGGAGAAGGCCCAGCCCTTCCTCGTCGGGCCTCGGGGCACCCCGGAGTTGGAGGCCCTCGCCCGGGAGTTGGAGGCGCGGCTCGAGCACCACCCCCGGGACGCCGCGCTCCATGCCCTGCTCGCGCGCACCGCCCTGGCGCTCAAGCGCGACGACCAGGCCCGGGCCGAGGCCCAGCGGGTCGAGGCGCTCGCCCCGGACTCCGCCGAGGCCCACTTCCTGCGCGCCTTCTTCCTCGGCGGACGCGATCCAGAGAAGCTCGCCACCGCCCTCGCCGAGGCCCAACGTGCCACCGAACTGGACCCCCAGCGCGGTCGCTCCTGGCGACTGCTCGGCACGCTCCACCTGCAACGCCAACAGCCCGCCGAGGCCCGTGCCGCGCTCGAGCGCGCCCTCGCCCTGGAGCCCGACAACGCCCAGGCGCTCTTCCTGTCCGGCCTGCTCGCCGAGGACGAGGGCCGGGCCGACGCGGCCCTGCTCGCCTTCGAGAAGGCGAGCCGCGTCGCCCCGGACTTCGTGCTCGCCCATACCCATGCCGGGCGGCACCTCCAGGACGCGCGCCGGAACGAGGCCGCGCTCGAGCACTTCCAGCGCGCGGCGGCGCTCGCCCCCCGGGACTGGCGGATCCGCGAGCGGCTCGTCCAGGTGCACCAGGCGCTCGGGAACACGGCCCGGCGCGACGCCGAGCGCGAGGCCCTGCTCGCGCTGCACCGCGAGGGCGGGATGGATCAGGACTTCTACATCCGCGAGCAGTGGCACGAGGGACCGTGGCTCATCGCGGTGGTGGAGAACCTGGAGCTCAAGGGCGACTGGGCGCGGCGCTACGAGTTCCAGGTGTTCGGCGCCAGCGGCGAGCGGCCCGAGCGGGTCATCTCGCTCGGCTCGTATGCCTTCACCAACGACTTCGCCCGCGAGAAGAACCCGTCCGCGCCGCGCCTGTTCCACCTGGACGCCTATGGCGCGGACGACTCGCACGAAACGTATGGGCTCTTCGAGGGCGAGCCCTCCTATGACGACACCCGGGCGCGGGTGCTCGCCATCCTGCGCGGTGAGCTGCCCCCCTCCTCGAGCTCGAAGCGCTAG